In Thermococcus profundus, the genomic stretch GAGAACTTTCTCGGCGATTCTGCGGAGGAAAAGGGCCGACACAGAGAAGTCGATGCCCTCGCCCTCTCCAAGGGTCTTCTTCCAGTCAACCTCAAGGCTCATCGCGATGCTTGGAATTCCGTGGGTGGCGGCTTCTATCGCGGCTGAGGCAGTCCCGGAAACGGTTATCTCGGTGCTGAGGTTCTCCCCAAGGTTTATTCCGCTAACCGCAAGGTTGAACTTTCCGAAGCGCGCTATTGCAAAGATGACGCAGTCCGTCGGGGTGCCGTCTATCCCGTAGGCGACCTTTGCACCTGGAACGTCAACGAGCTTCGCCCTTATCGGCCTGTGGAGCGTCATGGCCCTTCCGCTCGCACTCCTCTGAAAGAGAGGAGCAACCACGTAGACCTCGCCGAGCTCG encodes the following:
- the surE gene encoding 5'/3'-nucleotidase SurE, with protein sequence MRILLTNDDGIYSNGIRAAVKALSELGEVYVVAPLFQRSASGRAMTLHRPIRAKLVDVPGAKVAYGIDGTPTDCVIFAIARFGKFNLAVSGINLGENLSTEITVSGTASAAIEAATHGIPSIAMSLEVDWKKTLGEGEGIDFSVSALFLRRIAEKVLRRGLPKGVDMLNVNVPSDATPETPIAITRLARKRYCPTVEERIDPRGHPYYWIVGRRTTEFEPGTDAYALKMERKISITPINIDMTANVDFHNLLSELG